The following proteins are encoded in a genomic region of Neomicrococcus aestuarii:
- a CDS encoding bifunctional 3-phenylpropionate/cinnamic acid dioxygenase ferredoxin subunit produces MSEAINIGSVDDIDEGEAKVISAAEAGTEDDIAVFHAEDGNFYALNDECTHETASLADGWIEGTEVECPVHSAKFCLKSGEAMCMPATIAARTHKVEVVDGDVLLYPNVPVAEQA; encoded by the coding sequence ATGAGCGAAGCAATCAACATCGGATCTGTCGACGACATCGACGAGGGTGAAGCGAAGGTCATCTCTGCTGCGGAAGCAGGCACGGAAGACGACATCGCCGTGTTCCACGCCGAGGACGGCAACTTCTACGCCCTCAACGACGAATGCACGCACGAAACCGCTTCCCTGGCCGACGGTTGGATTGAAGGCACCGAGGTGGAATGCCCCGTGCACTCCGCCAAGTTCTGCCTCAAGAGCGGCGAAGCCATGTGCATGCCCGCCACCATCGCAGCCCGTACCCACAAGGTTGAGGTTGTTGACGGTGACGTGCTCTTGTACCCGAACGTTCCGGTGGCCGAACAGGCATAA
- a CDS encoding DedA family protein: MSEMFSSLPFGLAYVGLFLGAMLRANTTYWIGRGIARGAEHSRFKHFLEGPIYERAQRFMERWGIFAVPLSFLTVGIQTAVNASAGMGRMSLKRYLPAVTVGCLIWALIYSTVGMAVVLAWLELGWQWVVATAIVIGIVTWAWIKYRRQDG; this comes from the coding sequence ATGTCTGAAATGTTCTCTTCGCTACCGTTTGGGTTGGCGTACGTAGGACTTTTCTTAGGTGCCATGTTGCGCGCAAACACCACGTATTGGATCGGTCGCGGCATCGCCCGAGGAGCTGAGCACTCCCGGTTCAAACACTTCCTTGAGGGTCCTATTTACGAGCGAGCCCAGCGTTTTATGGAACGGTGGGGCATCTTCGCTGTTCCCTTATCCTTCTTGACCGTGGGTATTCAGACGGCCGTCAACGCGAGTGCGGGCATGGGTCGCATGTCGCTCAAACGCTACTTGCCAGCGGTGACGGTGGGATGTCTGATCTGGGCGCTCATCTACTCCACGGTGGGAATGGCCGTTGTCCTGGCCTGGCTAGAACTGGGCTGGCAGTGGGTTGTTGCTACCGCGATTGTTATAGGAATCGTCACGTGGGCATGGATCAAATACCGTCGCCAAGACGGTTGA
- the hcaB gene encoding 3-(cis-5,6-dihydroxycyclohexa-1,3-dien-1-yl)propanoate dehydrogenase, protein MSESAAAPHRTIEDDAAAQDRGWLSGDVAFITGGGSGIGLAVARRFVAEGASVVIFGRDLDKLNKVVSESDVPERMFAVSGDVRNPEDLHRAVTATVDRFGKLDIVVPNAGIWDFNRSVTRLNGEELSATFDELFGINVKGYLLTVEATWRELVKTRGSIVMTLSNASFYTAGGGPVYTASKFACRGLVNQFAYELAPKVRVNGVAVGGMNTDLRGPESIGLKERSIAASFARSEVTGDNPLIPLHDASVDPNDFTGSYVLLASRRNSGNITGNIINADGGIGVRGFGERAAGGDEL, encoded by the coding sequence ATGAGTGAGTCCGCCGCGGCCCCACACCGCACTATTGAGGACGACGCCGCAGCTCAAGACCGCGGTTGGCTATCCGGAGACGTTGCCTTCATTACCGGAGGCGGCTCCGGCATTGGCTTGGCTGTTGCTCGCCGCTTCGTTGCGGAGGGCGCTTCCGTAGTCATTTTTGGCCGCGATCTGGACAAGCTGAACAAGGTCGTTTCAGAGAGCGACGTGCCCGAGCGCATGTTCGCGGTGTCCGGTGACGTCCGCAATCCGGAGGATCTGCACCGCGCGGTCACGGCAACGGTTGATCGCTTCGGCAAGCTGGACATCGTGGTGCCGAACGCCGGAATTTGGGACTTTAACCGTTCGGTGACTCGCTTGAACGGCGAGGAGCTGTCCGCGACTTTTGATGAGTTGTTCGGCATCAACGTCAAGGGGTACTTGCTGACGGTGGAGGCAACGTGGCGCGAGCTCGTGAAGACGCGCGGCTCAATTGTCATGACGCTGTCCAATGCGTCCTTTTATACGGCTGGCGGCGGACCGGTTTATACGGCGAGCAAGTTTGCGTGCCGCGGACTCGTGAACCAATTCGCGTACGAACTGGCGCCGAAAGTTCGCGTCAACGGCGTGGCCGTGGGCGGCATGAACACTGATCTTCGCGGACCGGAATCTATTGGGTTGAAGGAACGTTCGATCGCAGCGAGCTTCGCACGATCCGAGGTCACGGGGGATAACCCGCTGATCCCGTTGCATGACGCTTCGGTGGACCCGAACGACTTCACCGGTTCTTACGTGTTGCTGGCGTCCCGCCGTAACTCGGGCAACATCACGGGCAACATCATCAACGCAGACGGAGGCATTGGCGTGCGTGGCTTTGGTGAGCGTGCAGCAGGAGGAGACGAGCTATGA
- a CDS encoding IclR family transcriptional regulator, protein MPPRSSTRDARTAVDKAMALLNAFGEDALIGVGVSELARRADLSKSTAFRLLSLLQNNGAVERAGNNYRLGKMIQDLGATQETAWHGRMRDALTPFLADLYELTKQTVHLAVLDGSNVIYLNKLYGHIQVRSPSRIGGRAPAHCTGVGKMLLAYDHAATEEVLNSELIRWTPHTITDPAVLRTELEKARQTNLAFDREEIMVGLNCIAAPVFGSNNKPVAALSVSGPVGKFVPESQASLLRKVCFAAARAAAAVAPRNP, encoded by the coding sequence TTGCCCCCTCGTTCATCAACCCGGGATGCCCGTACGGCCGTTGACAAAGCTATGGCTCTGCTCAATGCCTTCGGCGAAGATGCGCTCATTGGCGTGGGTGTGAGCGAGTTGGCGCGCCGGGCAGACCTGTCCAAGTCCACCGCTTTCAGGCTCTTGAGCCTGCTCCAAAACAACGGCGCCGTGGAACGCGCAGGCAACAACTATCGCCTGGGCAAGATGATCCAAGATCTTGGCGCCACTCAAGAAACCGCGTGGCACGGACGCATGCGCGACGCCCTCACGCCCTTCCTTGCTGACTTGTACGAGCTCACGAAGCAGACCGTGCACCTCGCGGTCCTTGACGGTTCCAACGTCATTTACCTCAACAAGCTCTACGGACACATTCAGGTCCGCAGCCCGTCTCGCATTGGTGGCCGCGCGCCAGCACACTGCACGGGTGTGGGAAAAATGCTCTTGGCGTACGACCACGCCGCGACCGAAGAAGTGTTGAACAGCGAACTGATTCGGTGGACGCCTCACACCATCACGGATCCTGCCGTGTTGCGCACCGAGCTCGAGAAAGCTCGGCAGACCAACCTCGCCTTTGACCGCGAAGAGATCATGGTGGGCTTGAACTGCATTGCTGCGCCGGTCTTCGGCAGCAACAACAAGCCGGTGGCCGCGCTCTCCGTGTCCGGGCCAGTGGGCAAGTTTGTGCCGGAGTCTCAAGCGTCGTTGCTACGCAAGGTGTGCTTTGCGGCCGCACGCGCTGCAGCGGCAGTTGCTCCACGGAATCCGTAG
- a CDS encoding winged helix-turn-helix transcriptional regulator has product MPTLPDTIVAELPVVFPAGCPSRTVLDHVSSKWGVLILVSLAEGPQRWSELRRRAEGISEKMLAQTLKTLESDGFVHRDAQPVIPPRVDYSLTSRGEELVALLRPLVDWIAVHAEDIVNPV; this is encoded by the coding sequence ATGCCCACACTCCCTGACACGATCGTTGCTGAACTCCCCGTCGTCTTCCCCGCCGGTTGCCCCAGCCGCACCGTACTTGATCATGTCTCCAGCAAATGGGGCGTGCTTATTCTCGTCTCGCTTGCTGAAGGACCACAGCGCTGGAGCGAGCTGCGTCGTCGTGCTGAAGGCATCAGTGAAAAGATGCTCGCCCAGACGCTCAAGACCCTTGAATCGGACGGTTTCGTGCACCGCGACGCGCAACCGGTGATCCCACCACGTGTGGACTACAGTCTCACAAGCCGCGGCGAAGAACTCGTAGCGCTTCTTCGGCCACTCGTGGATTGGATCGCTGTGCACGCCGAAGATATCGTCAACCCAGTTTAA
- a CDS encoding SDR family oxidoreductase has protein sequence MSIFVTGATGNLGRLVVEALLEKGQPADQIIAGGRNAEKLARLAELGVHTREIDYSDPASLAAAFAAVEKVMLVSGSEPGPRVAQHANVINAAKEAGVQLIAYTSIPNADTTQMALAADHQLAEQALRESGVPFVLLRNGWYLENYTAQIGGYLEFGSVFGSAGDGRLNAATRADLAEAAAVVLLAEDQGGKIYELGGNESFSLAELAEAVSAASGQPVSYQDLPEEDFTKLLEGAGVPEGFAKILADSDRGILRGDLLVSGNDLSTLLGRPATTMQDAVKSAVAQLGHNA, from the coding sequence ATGAGCATTTTCGTCACCGGAGCCACCGGCAACCTTGGGCGGCTTGTCGTTGAAGCACTTCTGGAAAAGGGACAGCCTGCAGACCAGATCATTGCTGGAGGCCGCAACGCCGAAAAGCTCGCCCGCCTCGCCGAGCTTGGTGTCCATACCCGCGAGATTGACTACTCGGACCCGGCTTCCTTGGCCGCCGCCTTCGCTGCCGTTGAGAAGGTCATGCTGGTTTCCGGCAGCGAACCTGGCCCAAGAGTTGCACAGCACGCCAACGTTATTAACGCTGCAAAGGAAGCCGGCGTTCAGCTGATCGCCTACACGAGCATCCCGAATGCTGACACCACCCAGATGGCCCTGGCAGCAGATCACCAGCTTGCCGAGCAGGCTCTTCGCGAGTCCGGCGTCCCGTTTGTACTGCTCCGCAACGGCTGGTACTTGGAGAACTACACCGCTCAAATCGGTGGCTACTTGGAGTTTGGCTCTGTGTTTGGTAGCGCTGGCGATGGTCGTTTGAACGCCGCTACCCGCGCGGATCTCGCTGAAGCGGCTGCCGTTGTGCTTCTTGCCGAAGATCAGGGTGGAAAAATTTACGAGCTCGGCGGCAACGAATCCTTCTCACTCGCTGAGCTGGCCGAAGCCGTCAGCGCTGCCTCAGGTCAGCCTGTTTCCTACCAGGACCTCCCGGAGGAGGACTTCACCAAGCTTTTGGAAGGCGCCGGAGTTCCCGAAGGATTCGCCAAGATCCTTGCTGATAGCGACCGCGGCATTCTCCGCGGAGACCTGCTGGTCTCCGGTAACGACTTGAGCACGCTTCTGGGCCGCCCTGCCACCACCATGCAGGACGCTGTGAAGAGCGCGGTCGCGCAGCTGGGACACAACGCCTAG
- a CDS encoding NAD(P)/FAD-dependent oxidoreductase, with product MTSPQSVAIVGGGMGGFSTAHELRHRGYEGPITILDPFGAPYDRPPLSKDYFLQERSAEDIQLIKSEWYAEHNVTVLAEKVVSIHPNEGVVVTEADTKVPGEVIVLATGGVARKLHIPGNDLDTVLQLRTKEDADKLREAIAGGKRLTIIGAGLIGAEVASSALKHGASVTLIDPSETPLVPAVGETLAKRLHAMHTEKGVTVVRGIPTEIFVDQDGTNVRTEDGETYAGDVVLVGIGIIPLTDLAEDAGLEEDNGTLVDEAQRTTHPNVYAVGDSSRTRLRDGTLLRRAEHWEHAMNTGKTAAAAILGQDLPVHSAPWFWSDRHGVHVEGVGAMWTEHGETVIREVDGVPVAAFRLNENGELVGCAAIDDALAVRAARRIIDRKITVDPAQLADPTFNLKKLAK from the coding sequence ATGACTTCGCCACAATCAGTCGCGATTGTTGGCGGCGGCATGGGCGGTTTTTCCACCGCTCACGAACTCCGTCACCGCGGTTACGAAGGTCCCATCACCATCCTCGATCCGTTCGGCGCCCCGTATGATCGTCCGCCGCTCTCCAAGGATTACTTCCTGCAAGAGCGTTCGGCCGAAGACATCCAGCTCATCAAGAGCGAGTGGTACGCCGAGCACAACGTCACGGTTCTCGCCGAGAAGGTGGTGTCGATCCACCCGAACGAGGGTGTGGTGGTGACCGAGGCTGATACCAAGGTTCCCGGCGAAGTCATAGTGCTGGCCACGGGAGGTGTGGCCCGCAAGCTCCACATCCCGGGCAACGATCTCGATACTGTTCTGCAGCTTCGCACGAAGGAAGACGCAGACAAGCTCCGCGAAGCCATCGCGGGCGGAAAGCGCCTCACCATCATCGGCGCCGGACTTATCGGTGCCGAGGTCGCTTCGAGCGCGCTCAAGCACGGAGCCTCCGTTACGCTGATCGATCCTTCGGAAACTCCGCTGGTTCCAGCCGTCGGCGAAACCCTCGCGAAGCGGCTCCACGCGATGCACACCGAAAAGGGTGTAACGGTGGTCCGGGGCATCCCCACCGAAATTTTCGTTGACCAGGACGGGACGAACGTCCGTACCGAGGACGGCGAAACGTACGCGGGCGACGTCGTACTGGTAGGAATCGGCATCATCCCGCTCACGGATCTCGCGGAAGACGCGGGCCTTGAGGAAGATAACGGCACGCTCGTGGACGAAGCCCAACGCACCACGCACCCGAACGTGTATGCGGTAGGGGACTCGTCCCGTACCCGTTTGCGTGACGGCACGCTTTTGCGCCGCGCGGAGCACTGGGAGCACGCCATGAACACGGGAAAGACGGCTGCGGCGGCGATTTTAGGTCAGGATCTGCCCGTGCACTCGGCGCCATGGTTCTGGTCTGATCGCCACGGCGTGCACGTTGAAGGCGTCGGCGCCATGTGGACGGAGCACGGCGAGACCGTGATTCGCGAAGTCGACGGCGTGCCCGTCGCGGCATTCCGCCTCAACGAAAACGGCGAACTCGTGGGCTGCGCAGCGATCGATGATGCGCTCGCGGTCCGCGCCGCACGCCGCATTATCGACCGCAAAATCACCGTGGACCCCGCGCAGCTCGCGGATCCCACCTTCAACCTCAAGAAACTGGCGAAGTAG
- a CDS encoding acyl-CoA synthetase: MTRINISAVAGIQRQVQFFPNNEVLVYGDRTWNYRELNEEVSALTRSLVAHGIQRGDRVAYLGLNSVTFIETMLAAWWIGAIFEPLNFRLAPREVEGLLGQSDPKVLIVEQCHVDVVNQVIEQNEYDFSKTTLVLVDNDPEVPPVEGAATQAYQLLRNLVAQGAEAELPEPVEQFDDDLAILMFTSGTTGKPKGVQLTHGNVWWNSVNVDSLVDTRRGDTNLAVAPMFHIGGLNALTIRSLVRGGRTIIRRSFDPRQVLADIEKFGVEQAFLVPAMLSAMQQTADFETANIGSLRALICAGAPVPPILISQYEHKGVPVQQAWGLTETAPFATYLPTELTYAKPGSCGLPMPYCEVKIVDPATGEEVQNPGDTGEMWVKGPNVTSGYWNNPQATEAAFFDGWFRSGDIGYRDEAGYLFIVDRLKDMIITGGENVYPAEVERALMEYPGVVDVAVVGRSDPKWGESVVAVMSFKTAEAPSIEEIRAFADQYLARYKLPKELVIATSVPRNGSGKLDKVAVRQLIAEEGDR, from the coding sequence ATGACTCGCATCAATATCAGTGCCGTTGCAGGTATTCAGCGGCAGGTCCAGTTCTTTCCGAACAATGAGGTGCTGGTTTACGGCGACCGTACCTGGAACTATCGCGAACTCAACGAAGAGGTCAGCGCGCTCACCCGCAGCCTCGTAGCGCACGGCATTCAGCGTGGCGACCGCGTGGCGTACCTAGGCCTGAACTCGGTGACGTTTATTGAGACGATGCTGGCCGCGTGGTGGATCGGCGCGATCTTTGAGCCGCTCAACTTCCGCCTTGCACCCCGCGAAGTCGAGGGACTTTTGGGGCAGTCGGATCCCAAGGTGCTGATCGTGGAGCAGTGTCACGTTGACGTGGTCAACCAGGTGATCGAGCAGAACGAGTACGACTTCTCTAAGACCACACTGGTGCTCGTGGATAACGACCCCGAGGTGCCCCCCGTTGAAGGCGCGGCCACGCAGGCGTACCAGCTGCTTAGGAATCTCGTAGCGCAGGGAGCGGAGGCTGAGCTTCCGGAACCTGTTGAGCAGTTCGACGACGACCTAGCGATCCTCATGTTTACCTCCGGAACCACGGGCAAGCCTAAGGGCGTTCAGCTGACCCACGGCAACGTGTGGTGGAACTCCGTGAACGTGGATTCTCTCGTGGACACTCGCCGCGGGGATACTAACCTTGCCGTCGCGCCCATGTTTCATATTGGCGGCTTGAACGCCTTGACCATCCGCTCTTTGGTGCGCGGTGGCCGCACGATTATCCGACGCAGCTTTGACCCCCGTCAGGTCCTTGCTGACATTGAGAAGTTTGGTGTGGAGCAAGCGTTCTTGGTTCCAGCCATGCTCTCGGCGATGCAACAGACGGCCGACTTTGAGACCGCCAACATTGGTAGCTTGCGCGCGCTCATCTGCGCAGGCGCCCCAGTTCCGCCGATCCTCATCTCGCAGTACGAGCACAAGGGCGTTCCCGTTCAGCAGGCTTGGGGCCTCACGGAAACCGCGCCGTTCGCCACGTACCTGCCTACCGAGCTGACGTACGCGAAGCCCGGATCCTGTGGTCTGCCCATGCCGTATTGCGAGGTCAAGATCGTGGACCCGGCTACCGGTGAAGAGGTTCAGAACCCTGGCGATACGGGCGAAATGTGGGTCAAGGGACCTAACGTCACGAGCGGTTACTGGAACAACCCGCAGGCTACCGAGGCCGCGTTCTTCGACGGCTGGTTCCGTTCGGGAGACATCGGCTACCGTGACGAAGCCGGCTACCTGTTCATCGTGGACCGCTTGAAGGACATGATCATCACTGGCGGCGAGAACGTTTACCCGGCCGAGGTGGAGCGCGCGCTCATGGAATACCCGGGCGTGGTTGACGTCGCCGTGGTGGGCCGCTCGGATCCCAAGTGGGGCGAGAGCGTCGTGGCCGTCATGAGCTTCAAGACCGCGGAAGCGCCGAGCATTGAAGAGATTCGAGCCTTCGCTGACCAATACTTGGCGCGTTACAAGTTGCCCAAGGAACTCGTCATTGCCACGAGTGTTCCGCGCAATGGCTCCGGCAAGCTGGACAAGGTGGCGGTTCGCCAACTGATCGCTGAAGAAGGGGATCGTTGA
- a CDS encoding zinc-binding dehydrogenase: MRAAVAIAQNLQDPLSCLQVKDVPDPDQQLGWTTVQVKASSLNMHDLWTLRGVGHDPKNIPIILGCDVAGVTEDGREVVVYPVIADPDAGFGDETLDPNRNLLSESHDGGFAEYISVPARCVLDKPAHLSFEEAACLPVAWSTAYRMLFTQGQVQAGDRVLVQGASGGVASAAIQLASAAGARVFATSRTAEKRELALSLGATEAFESGARLPERVDVVIETVGEATWAHSLRCLRPGGAIVIAGTTSGTSPEADLGRIFYNQLRVLGSTGSTRTEFARMLRVVEQMKLRPTIDRVLPLERIHEGFQVMEKGESSGKIVITL; encoded by the coding sequence ATGCGTGCCGCCGTTGCCATTGCTCAGAACTTACAGGATCCGTTGTCTTGCCTTCAGGTGAAAGACGTTCCGGATCCGGACCAACAACTGGGGTGGACCACGGTGCAGGTGAAGGCGTCGAGCCTTAATATGCATGACCTGTGGACGTTGCGCGGAGTGGGACATGACCCCAAAAACATTCCCATCATTCTGGGGTGTGACGTCGCCGGCGTGACCGAGGACGGCCGTGAAGTGGTGGTGTATCCAGTAATCGCTGATCCCGACGCCGGATTTGGCGACGAGACGTTGGATCCCAACCGCAATTTGCTGTCTGAATCGCACGACGGCGGCTTCGCGGAGTACATCTCCGTTCCTGCTCGGTGTGTGTTGGATAAGCCCGCGCACTTGAGTTTCGAAGAGGCCGCGTGCTTGCCCGTCGCGTGGTCCACCGCCTACCGCATGCTGTTCACGCAGGGACAAGTCCAAGCCGGAGATCGAGTGTTGGTCCAAGGGGCGTCCGGTGGCGTGGCCTCAGCCGCAATTCAGCTCGCGAGTGCCGCGGGAGCGCGAGTATTCGCCACCAGCCGCACCGCTGAAAAGCGCGAACTGGCCCTGTCCCTCGGCGCAACCGAAGCGTTTGAGAGCGGTGCCCGCTTGCCGGAGCGAGTCGACGTCGTCATTGAAACCGTGGGCGAAGCAACCTGGGCGCATTCGCTGCGTTGCTTGCGGCCCGGCGGCGCAATTGTTATCGCCGGCACCACGAGCGGAACTAGCCCCGAGGCGGATCTTGGACGTATCTTCTACAACCAGCTGCGCGTGCTGGGCTCTACGGGTAGCACCCGCACGGAGTTTGCCCGCATGTTGCGCGTTGTGGAGCAAATGAAATTGCGCCCCACGATTGATCGCGTGTTGCCGCTCGAGCGCATTCACGAAGGATTTCAGGTCATGGAAAAGGGCGAATCTTCCGGAAAGATCGTCATTACTCTGTAG
- a CDS encoding PaaI family thioesterase — translation MSIWVGEVPVEELNNNGRGALNENLGIEILEKTDNSLIGRMPVDHRTTQPAGVVHGGASVAFAETLASWAGFLSIDREKFHAVGLEINANHVRPGVSGQWLRGEATAVNLGRTTQIWDIRITNEDGKLVCISRCTLAIIAQKSAYTTPEQRDASR, via the coding sequence ATGAGCATTTGGGTAGGCGAGGTTCCTGTCGAGGAACTGAACAATAACGGGCGCGGAGCGCTCAACGAGAACCTTGGCATCGAGATTCTTGAGAAGACCGATAACTCCCTCATTGGGCGCATGCCGGTTGATCACCGCACCACTCAACCGGCTGGAGTTGTCCATGGTGGAGCGTCCGTGGCTTTCGCGGAAACCCTTGCCTCGTGGGCGGGGTTCCTCTCAATTGATCGTGAGAAATTCCACGCCGTGGGTCTGGAGATCAACGCAAACCACGTACGACCAGGAGTCTCCGGCCAGTGGCTGCGGGGCGAGGCGACGGCCGTGAACCTTGGACGCACCACGCAGATTTGGGACATCCGCATCACGAACGAAGACGGGAAGCTCGTGTGCATCTCACGGTGCACGCTGGCCATCATTGCGCAGAAGTCTGCGTACACCACCCCGGAGCAACGTGATGCTTCTCGCTAA
- a CDS encoding aromatic-ring-hydroxylating dioxygenase subunit beta, translating to MTETAENVGAYAERLADAELTHRVSQFYFHEAELLDDGRFADWLDCFDDDLFYWAPLRTNRLRRQAALSVGVPGEAAYFDETKESLAWRIRRYDSGMAWAEDPPSRTRHLVTNVMVRHTGENQLTVRSAFLVYRNRLQTETDIYAGGRIDTLRVAEDGTFKVFKREIYFDANVLQAKNLSTFF from the coding sequence ATGACTGAAACAGCTGAAAACGTGGGCGCATATGCGGAACGGTTAGCCGACGCAGAGCTCACCCACCGCGTCTCCCAGTTCTACTTCCACGAAGCCGAGCTTCTGGACGACGGCCGCTTCGCGGACTGGTTGGACTGCTTCGACGATGACCTCTTCTATTGGGCGCCGCTGCGCACCAACCGACTGCGCCGCCAAGCCGCCCTCAGCGTCGGCGTGCCTGGCGAAGCCGCCTACTTCGACGAGACCAAAGAGTCCCTCGCATGGCGCATCCGCCGGTACGACTCCGGCATGGCCTGGGCCGAGGATCCACCATCGCGCACCCGTCATCTCGTCACCAACGTGATGGTCCGCCACACGGGCGAAAATCAGCTCACGGTCCGCAGTGCGTTCTTGGTCTACCGCAACCGTCTCCAGACGGAAACGGACATCTACGCGGGCGGCCGGATCGATACCCTACGGGTTGCCGAGGACGGCACTTTCAAGGTGTTCAAGCGCGAAATCTACTTCGACGCCAACGTCCTTCAAGCGAAGAACCTCTCCACGTTCTTCTAA
- a CDS encoding benzaldehyde dehydrogenase: MTLFDQSTWENKININGWRDASTTADALEPATGNKLASVGLASVDDVKEAANAAATAQKEWAKKKPEERAAILRKAGMLFEEHAPEIHEWIMKESGAIQGKAGLETHVAANECFDASALPHHSQGDVLASDDNRWSFARRRPVGVVSVIAPFNFPLILSIRAVAPALALGNAVLLKPDPRTAVCGGVVLMRIFEEAGLPAGVLSLLPGGADVGAAVVEAPEVSVIAFTGSTNAGRKIGETAGRLLKRAHLELGGNNAMIVLPGADLAKAASAAAFGSFMHQGQICMSTGRHLVHESIHDEYVAALSEKAKHLPVGNPATEQVALGPIIDENQLKKVDALVQDSVLQGATVTAGGAIKEGLFYQPTVLTHMKVEHPAWNQEIFGPVAPVMKFSTVEEAVELANNSDLGLSISILGDVGLAMQIADQLDSGKVHINEQTVMDESQAPFGGVKNSGNGTRIGGATANIESFTEIQWLTMRPEIAPYPF; this comes from the coding sequence ATGACGCTCTTCGATCAGTCCACGTGGGAAAACAAGATCAACATCAATGGTTGGCGAGATGCCTCCACAACCGCCGATGCCCTCGAACCAGCGACGGGAAACAAGCTTGCCTCGGTTGGTTTGGCGAGCGTCGACGACGTCAAGGAAGCAGCCAATGCTGCTGCCACGGCTCAAAAAGAGTGGGCCAAGAAGAAGCCTGAAGAGCGCGCTGCCATTCTCCGCAAGGCCGGAATGCTCTTCGAAGAGCACGCGCCAGAGATCCACGAATGGATCATGAAGGAGTCCGGTGCCATCCAGGGCAAAGCCGGCCTCGAAACCCACGTCGCCGCGAACGAGTGCTTTGACGCCTCCGCACTCCCCCATCATTCTCAAGGCGATGTGCTGGCCTCGGACGACAATCGTTGGTCCTTCGCGCGCCGTCGTCCGGTGGGCGTCGTCAGCGTCATCGCACCATTCAACTTCCCACTCATTCTTTCCATCCGAGCCGTGGCACCGGCGCTAGCACTGGGAAATGCAGTCCTGCTGAAGCCGGACCCACGCACTGCGGTGTGCGGCGGCGTCGTTCTCATGCGAATTTTTGAAGAAGCTGGGTTGCCAGCTGGAGTGCTCAGCCTGCTACCGGGTGGAGCGGATGTAGGTGCGGCCGTTGTGGAGGCGCCCGAAGTCTCCGTGATTGCGTTCACGGGGTCCACGAACGCGGGCCGGAAGATTGGCGAAACCGCGGGACGCTTGCTCAAGCGGGCGCACTTGGAACTCGGTGGGAACAACGCGATGATCGTGCTTCCGGGCGCGGACTTGGCAAAAGCCGCTTCGGCAGCAGCTTTCGGATCCTTCATGCACCAAGGCCAGATCTGCATGTCCACGGGACGGCACCTGGTCCACGAATCCATTCACGATGAATACGTGGCCGCGCTGTCCGAAAAGGCAAAACACCTGCCAGTGGGCAATCCCGCCACCGAGCAAGTTGCATTGGGTCCCATCATTGATGAGAACCAGCTCAAAAAGGTAGACGCCCTGGTCCAGGATTCCGTATTGCAAGGCGCCACTGTAACTGCTGGCGGCGCCATCAAGGAGGGCCTGTTCTATCAGCCCACCGTGCTCACGCACATGAAAGTTGAGCATCCAGCGTGGAACCAAGAGATCTTCGGCCCGGTAGCGCCTGTCATGAAATTCTCCACGGTTGAAGAGGCCGTCGAGCTCGCGAACAATAGCGATCTGGGACTGTCGATTTCAATTCTTGGCGACGTGGGGTTGGCGATGCAGATCGCTGACCAGCTCGATTCCGGCAAGGTACACATCAACGAACAAACGGTGATGGACGAATCGCAAGCGCCATTCGGCGGCGTCAAGAACTCCGGCAACGGAACGCGTATCGGTGGAGCGACCGCAAACATCGAATCCTTTACCGAGATTCAGTGGTTGACCATGCGCCCAGAGATTGCGCCGTACCCTTTCTAA